A region from the Afifella aestuarii genome encodes:
- the dksA gene encoding RNA polymerase-binding protein DksA, whose product MVLEAEKIYSPSEDEPFMNERQREYFRKKLQAWKEEILAESRETLQALQQENQNHPDLADRASSETDRSIELRARDRQRKLIAKIDAALRRIEDGSYGFCEETGEPISLKRLDARPIATLSVEAQERHERRERVYRDD is encoded by the coding sequence ATGGTGTTGGAGGCAGAGAAAATCTATTCGCCAAGTGAAGATGAGCCGTTCATGAACGAGCGCCAGCGCGAATATTTCCGTAAGAAGCTGCAGGCTTGGAAAGAGGAGATTCTGGCCGAAAGCCGGGAGACTCTGCAGGCTTTGCAGCAGGAAAACCAGAATCATCCCGATCTTGCGGATCGGGCGTCGTCGGAGACGGACCGCTCGATCGAGCTTCGTGCCCGCGACCGGCAACGCAAGTTGATCGCCAAGATCGATGCTGCGTTGCGGCGAATTGAGGATGGCAGTTACGGATTTTGCGAAGAAACCGGCGAACCGATCAGCCTGAAGCGGCTCGACGCCCGACCGATCGCCACTTTGTCGGTCGAAGCGCAGGAACGCCATGAGCGTCGGGAAAGAGTCTACCGCGACGACTGA
- the cckA gene encoding cell cycle histidine kinase CckA, with protein MAVTSDPMADRQSTEAAEAGERRDSMIRIFLLSLGLLVVAGSYLFVPPEWTDTVVLVCLGILSTVGVMCLFMAAGGLIRFVRSRVADTRVPGLPEQLFEAIGEGALIADSAAGAIKANRAYYRLYGEESDDLRSIERLFAESPDASEAIYRLSGAAEKGRRAMEEIRMPGGIGGQSGSARWYRVKVNPIAGRPELALWLISDITREREHQENIFQELQNAIDYLDHAPAGFFSMQPDGRIRYVNATLAEWLGIDLADFEPGAAEIGDFVTAESLSVLEASGQRGETATERLEIDLVRANGTRKPVRLLHRVPVSADGTVGASRTLVLEVGLADGDAGLAAERRFTRFFNNTPMAIASVDHSGAINLSNARFLKLFRKSGPARIELTSVVKAADRPALKAALHAAINGQSDISPVDAQFESDEERSARFFVSPIVEGEPGEDAAIVYALETTEQRALEAQFAQSQKMQAVGQLAGGIAHDFNNVLTAIIGFSDLLLSNHRPSDPAFEDIMNIKQNANRAAGLVRQLLAFSRRQTLQPRVIRLEEVLSDLTVLLDRLLGETVELKTDHKSGLWPVKADLNQLEQVVVNLAVNARDAMPNGGMLTIRASNLEEAESHRFRQDGFRPADYVLIEITDTGTGMTPEVMEKIFEPFFSTKEIGKGTGLGLSTVYGIIKQTDGFIFVDSELGKGTTFSLLLPRYVAEREAEEEVASPKSEPTDLTGSATILLVEDEEAVRAFASRALAARGYEVHEAASGPEALRIMKDMDGAIDLVVSDVVMPEMDGPTLLKELRKTNPNLKIIFVSGYAEDAFARHLPENEDFHFLPKPFSLKDLAITVKRVLQP; from the coding sequence ATGGCCGTAACCAGCGATCCCATGGCAGACAGGCAGAGCACCGAGGCTGCAGAAGCCGGAGAGCGGCGCGACAGCATGATTCGTATTTTCCTCTTGTCGCTCGGACTTCTCGTCGTGGCAGGCTCTTACCTCTTCGTCCCGCCGGAATGGACCGATACCGTTGTGCTCGTGTGCCTCGGTATTCTTTCAACCGTTGGCGTCATGTGCCTATTCATGGCGGCCGGGGGCCTCATCCGCTTCGTGCGCTCCCGGGTCGCCGACACGCGCGTGCCGGGTCTTCCCGAACAGCTCTTCGAGGCGATCGGCGAGGGTGCCCTGATCGCCGACAGCGCTGCGGGCGCCATCAAGGCCAACCGTGCCTATTATCGCCTCTATGGTGAGGAGAGCGACGATTTGCGCTCCATCGAGCGGCTTTTCGCGGAAAGCCCCGATGCTTCGGAGGCGATCTATCGCCTTTCCGGAGCCGCCGAAAAAGGCCGTCGGGCGATGGAAGAGATCCGCATGCCGGGTGGGATCGGCGGTCAGTCCGGTTCGGCGCGCTGGTACCGGGTCAAGGTGAACCCGATTGCTGGGCGCCCTGAGCTCGCTTTGTGGCTCATCTCCGACATCACGCGCGAGCGGGAGCATCAAGAGAACATTTTTCAGGAACTGCAGAACGCGATCGATTATCTCGATCACGCTCCTGCAGGTTTCTTCTCCATGCAGCCGGACGGCCGCATCCGATATGTCAATGCCACCTTGGCGGAGTGGCTCGGCATCGATCTTGCGGATTTCGAGCCGGGGGCGGCAGAGATCGGCGATTTCGTCACGGCCGAGAGCCTGTCGGTTCTGGAGGCTTCGGGTCAGCGCGGCGAAACCGCGACGGAGCGGCTCGAAATCGATCTCGTGCGGGCGAACGGGACACGCAAACCCGTGCGTCTGCTGCACCGCGTGCCGGTTTCGGCCGATGGCACAGTGGGCGCCTCTCGCACGCTTGTTTTGGAAGTTGGGCTTGCCGACGGGGATGCCGGGCTTGCGGCAGAACGGCGGTTCACGCGCTTCTTCAACAACACGCCGATGGCGATCGCCTCCGTCGACCATAGCGGGGCGATCAATCTTTCGAATGCGCGGTTCCTGAAACTCTTCCGCAAGAGCGGACCCGCCCGCATCGAGCTGACGAGCGTGGTGAAGGCCGCCGACCGCCCTGCGCTCAAGGCCGCCCTGCATGCGGCGATCAACGGGCAGAGCGATATTTCTCCGGTCGACGCGCAGTTTGAGAGCGACGAGGAAAGAAGCGCGCGCTTCTTCGTCAGCCCGATCGTCGAAGGCGAGCCCGGCGAGGACGCGGCGATCGTTTATGCGCTTGAGACGACCGAGCAGAGGGCGCTCGAGGCGCAGTTCGCGCAGAGCCAGAAGATGCAGGCGGTCGGACAGCTCGCCGGTGGCATCGCGCATGACTTCAACAATGTGCTGACCGCCATCATCGGCTTTTCCGACCTCTTACTATCGAACCACCGGCCATCCGATCCGGCGTTCGAAGACATTATGAATATCAAGCAGAACGCCAATCGTGCCGCGGGTCTGGTGCGGCAGCTCTTGGCGTTCTCCCGCCGGCAGACGCTGCAGCCGCGCGTCATTCGCCTCGAAGAAGTGTTGTCGGATCTCACCGTGCTGCTGGATCGCCTCCTCGGGGAGACCGTCGAGCTCAAGACGGATCACAAGAGCGGGCTGTGGCCCGTCAAGGCGGACCTCAACCAGCTGGAACAGGTGGTGGTCAATCTCGCCGTCAATGCGCGCGACGCCATGCCGAACGGCGGCATGCTTACGATCCGCGCCAGCAATCTGGAGGAGGCCGAGAGCCATCGCTTCCGCCAGGACGGATTCCGGCCCGCCGATTATGTGCTGATCGAGATCACCGACACCGGCACCGGCATGACGCCGGAGGTGATGGAAAAGATCTTCGAACCGTTCTTTTCGACGAAGGAGATCGGCAAGGGAACCGGCCTCGGCCTTTCCACGGTCTACGGCATCATCAAGCAGACGGACGGCTTCATCTTCGTCGACAGCGAGCTTGGAAAAGGCACGACCTTCTCGCTGCTTCTCCCGCGCTATGTGGCGGAGCGGGAAGCGGAGGAGGAGGTGGCCTCGCCCAAGTCCGAGCCGACCGATCTCACCGGCAGCGCCACGATCCTTCTCGTCGAAGACGAAGAGGCGGTGCGCGCCTTCGCCTCTCGCGCGCTCGCCGCGCGCGGCTACGAGGTGCACGAGGCCGCGTCGGGACCGGAAGCGCTTCGCATCATGAAGGACATGGACGGTGCCATCGATCTCGTCGTGTCCGACGTCGTCATGCCGGAGATGGACGGGCCGACGCTTCTGAAAGAGTTGCGCAAGACCAATCCCAACTTGAAGATCATCTTCGTCTCCGGATATGCCGAGGACGCTTTCGCACGGCATCTGCCCGAGAACGAGGACTTCCACTTCCTGCCGAAGCCGTTCTCGCTCAAGGATCTGGCGATCACGGTGAAGCGTGTCCTGCAGCCTTAG
- a CDS encoding carbonic anhydrase, translating into MRFPERLLQGYQSFRDGRLPIEQHQYAELAEVGQSPEIMVIGCCDSRVSPEVIFDARPGELFVVRNVANLVPPYSPSASQHGVSSAIEFAVEALKVKHIVVLGHARCGGIRAFADDEVGPLSPGDFIGKWMSLIAPAAEELGPRDAAPLDDYLQRLEQVSAVKTLDNLMTFPFVKRRVEEGSLQLHAAYFAVATGLLMVRRPDSDVFEPVGAAAPGK; encoded by the coding sequence ATGCGTTTTCCCGAGCGTCTCCTTCAGGGCTATCAATCGTTCCGCGATGGCCGGCTGCCCATCGAGCAGCATCAATATGCCGAGCTCGCAGAGGTCGGGCAGAGCCCGGAGATCATGGTCATCGGCTGCTGCGATTCGCGGGTTTCGCCGGAAGTCATCTTCGATGCCCGGCCCGGCGAACTTTTTGTGGTCCGCAATGTGGCCAATCTCGTGCCGCCTTACTCTCCGTCGGCTTCGCAGCACGGTGTTTCCTCGGCGATCGAATTCGCCGTCGAGGCTTTGAAGGTGAAGCACATCGTCGTTCTCGGACATGCCAGATGCGGCGGCATCCGGGCTTTCGCCGACGATGAGGTGGGACCGCTTTCCCCCGGCGACTTCATCGGCAAGTGGATGTCTTTGATCGCACCTGCCGCCGAAGAGCTCGGCCCGCGCGATGCGGCGCCGCTCGACGACTACCTGCAGCGGCTCGAGCAGGTATCGGCGGTGAAGACACTCGACAATTTGATGACGTTTCCGTTCGTGAAAAGGCGCGTGGAAGAGGGCTCGCTCCAACTCCATGCGGCCTATTTCGCGGTGGCGACCGGCCTTTTGATGGTGCGGCGTCCAGACAGCGACGTCTTCGAGCCCGTAGGTGCCGCAGCGCCGGGAAAGTAG
- the recA gene encoding recombinase RecA encodes MANPLRVVEGGKESMDRTKALDAALSQIERSFGKGSIMRLGQEGQVVEVATIPTGSLGLDIALGVGGLPRGRVVEIYGPESSGKTTLALHTVAQAQKKGGICGFIDAEHALDPIYARKLGVKLDDLLISQPDAGEQALEIADTLVRSGAIDVLVVDSVAALTPRAELEGEMGDSLPGMQARLMSQALRKLTASISRSHTMVIFINQIRMKIGVMFGSPETTTGGNALKFYSSVRLDIRRIGAIKDRDEVVGNQTRVKVVKNKLAPPFREVEFDIMYGEGISHTGELLDLGVKAGIVEKSGSWFSYDSQRLGQGRENAKNFLRENEDVANAIEKAIRENAGLIADELLDGPRQEDEGGKAAKA; translated from the coding sequence ATGGCGAATCCGTTGCGCGTAGTCGAAGGAGGCAAAGAATCCATGGATCGAACCAAGGCTCTGGACGCTGCTCTCAGCCAGATCGAGCGCTCCTTCGGCAAGGGGTCGATCATGCGGCTCGGCCAGGAGGGGCAGGTCGTCGAGGTTGCGACGATCCCGACCGGTTCGCTCGGACTTGATATCGCGCTCGGTGTCGGCGGTCTGCCGCGCGGGCGTGTGGTCGAGATCTACGGGCCGGAATCCTCGGGTAAGACGACGCTGGCGCTGCACACCGTGGCGCAGGCGCAGAAGAAGGGCGGTATCTGCGGCTTTATCGATGCCGAGCACGCGCTCGACCCGATTTATGCGCGCAAACTCGGCGTCAAACTCGATGATCTCCTGATTTCGCAGCCGGATGCCGGCGAGCAGGCACTCGAAATTGCCGATACGCTGGTGCGGTCGGGCGCCATTGACGTGCTTGTCGTCGATTCGGTCGCGGCCCTTACGCCGCGCGCCGAGCTTGAAGGCGAGATGGGCGATTCGTTGCCCGGCATGCAGGCGCGGCTGATGAGCCAGGCGCTCAGAAAGCTGACGGCCTCGATTTCGCGCTCGCATACGATGGTCATCTTCATCAATCAGATCCGCATGAAGATCGGCGTCATGTTCGGCAGCCCGGAAACGACGACGGGTGGCAATGCCTTGAAGTTCTATTCCTCCGTCCGCCTCGATATTCGCCGGATCGGTGCCATCAAGGACCGCGACGAGGTCGTTGGCAACCAGACCCGGGTCAAGGTGGTGAAGAACAAGCTCGCGCCGCCATTCCGGGAGGTTGAGTTCGACATCATGTATGGCGAAGGCATTTCCCATACGGGTGAGCTTCTCGATCTCGGCGTGAAGGCCGGTATCGTCGAAAAGTCCGGTTCCTGGTTCTCCTACGACAGCCAGCGTCTCGGTCAGGGACGGGAAAACGCGAAGAACTTCCTGCGTGAAAACGAGGATGTCGCCAACGCCATTGAGAAGGCGATCCGTGAGAACGCCGGTCTCATTGCAGACGAGCTTCTGGATGGTCCGCGCCAGGAGGATGAGGGCGGCAAGGCGGCCAAGGCCTGA
- the alaS gene encoding alanine--tRNA ligase yields MIGVNEIRSAFLDYFSKHDHEIVASGPLVPRNDPTLMFTNAGMVPFKDFFTGRAKAPYQRAVTSQKCVRAGGKHNDLDNVGYTARHHTFFEMLGNFSFGDYFKERAIELAWNLVTKEFGLDPKRLLVTVYADDEEAFSLWRKIAGLPEEKVIRIATSDNFWQMGETGPCGPCSEIFYDHGAEIPGGPPGSPDEDGDRFIEIWNLVFMQFEQVAGGERHDLPRPSIDTGMGLERIAAVLQGVHDNYDIDLFRHLIEAVEGATRAKATLENRASHRVIADHLRATSFLIADGVLPSNDGRGYVLRRIMRRAMRHAHLLGAEEPVIYSLVPTLMREMGGAYPELMRAEALITETIRLEESRFQRTLSRGLSLLDEAAGSLHKGDMLDGETAFKLYDTYGFPLDLTQDALKNRGISVDLAGFNDAMERQRAEARASWAGSGEAATEEVWMALKEEHGATEFLGYGTETAEAVTLGFVKEGERVSELDAGDAGAVVVNQTPFYGESGGQVGDTGVIRSEAGGVFRVEDTQKKADGLFVHFGRMEEGRLSVGDNVRMIIEGRRRTTIRANHSATHLLHKALRDTLGPHVAQKGSLVAPDRLRFDFSHPKPMSEEELRLVEDRANAVILQDAPVTTRLMDREAAISAGAMALFGEKYGDEVRVVSMGTEIGENGGETKPYSVELCGGTHVGATGEIGLVKVLNEGAVAAGVRRVEALTGEAARRYLAEQDRRVKDLAGRLKVRPEELVERVDGLMEERRRLERELAEAKKQLAMGGGKAGAEPVREIGSIKLMARLVEGVALKDLRGIVDEGKQAVGSGVVAIVGVNDGKAGLAVGVTSDLTDKFNAIDLVRLGSQALGGKGGGGRPDMAQAGGPDAGQAEAALAAITARVEELAA; encoded by the coding sequence ATGATCGGCGTCAACGAGATCCGCTCTGCGTTCCTCGACTATTTTTCCAAGCACGACCACGAGATCGTCGCTTCCGGCCCGCTCGTGCCCCGCAACGACCCGACCTTGATGTTCACCAATGCGGGCATGGTCCCGTTCAAGGACTTTTTCACGGGGCGGGCGAAGGCTCCGTATCAGCGCGCAGTCACCTCGCAGAAATGCGTGCGGGCGGGCGGCAAGCACAACGATCTCGACAATGTCGGGTATACGGCGCGTCATCACACCTTTTTCGAGATGCTCGGGAATTTCTCCTTCGGGGATTATTTCAAGGAGCGCGCGATCGAGCTTGCCTGGAACCTCGTCACCAAGGAATTCGGGCTCGACCCGAAGCGGCTTCTCGTCACCGTCTATGCCGACGACGAAGAGGCGTTTTCGCTGTGGCGCAAGATTGCGGGTCTGCCTGAAGAAAAGGTCATCCGTATCGCGACCTCGGACAATTTCTGGCAGATGGGCGAGACGGGACCCTGCGGCCCCTGTTCGGAGATTTTCTACGATCACGGTGCCGAGATCCCCGGAGGGCCTCCGGGCTCGCCCGACGAGGATGGCGACCGCTTCATCGAAATCTGGAACCTCGTCTTCATGCAGTTCGAACAGGTGGCGGGCGGAGAGCGCCACGACCTGCCGCGACCGTCGATCGATACGGGCATGGGGCTCGAGCGGATCGCGGCCGTTCTGCAGGGCGTGCACGACAATTACGATATCGACCTTTTCCGGCATCTGATCGAGGCCGTGGAAGGTGCGACGCGCGCCAAGGCGACGTTGGAGAACCGTGCGAGCCACCGCGTGATCGCCGATCATCTGCGGGCGACGAGCTTTTTGATCGCCGACGGTGTGCTGCCGTCGAACGATGGGCGGGGCTACGTGCTGCGTCGCATCATGCGGCGGGCGATGCGGCACGCGCATCTTCTCGGCGCCGAGGAGCCGGTGATCTATTCGCTGGTCCCGACTCTCATGCGCGAGATGGGGGGCGCCTATCCGGAGCTGATGCGCGCCGAGGCTCTCATCACCGAGACGATCCGTCTGGAAGAGAGCCGTTTTCAGCGTACGCTGTCGCGCGGGCTGAGCCTTCTCGATGAGGCGGCGGGCTCGCTTCACAAAGGCGACATGCTCGACGGCGAGACCGCCTTCAAGCTCTATGACACGTATGGATTTCCGCTCGATCTGACGCAGGATGCGCTCAAGAATCGCGGCATCAGCGTCGATCTCGCCGGCTTCAACGATGCGATGGAGCGCCAGCGCGCCGAGGCCCGCGCAAGCTGGGCCGGATCTGGCGAGGCTGCGACGGAAGAAGTCTGGATGGCGCTCAAGGAAGAGCATGGCGCCACGGAATTCCTCGGCTACGGCACGGAAACGGCGGAGGCCGTCACCCTTGGTTTCGTCAAGGAGGGTGAGCGCGTGTCCGAGCTCGATGCCGGCGATGCGGGCGCGGTGGTGGTCAACCAGACGCCGTTTTATGGCGAATCGGGCGGCCAGGTCGGCGACACCGGCGTCATCCGCAGCGAGGCGGGCGGCGTCTTCCGCGTGGAGGATACGCAGAAGAAGGCGGACGGGCTTTTCGTGCATTTCGGGCGGATGGAGGAGGGCAGGCTCTCCGTCGGCGACAATGTCCGCATGATCATCGAAGGCAGGCGCCGCACGACGATCCGCGCCAACCACTCGGCGACCCATCTTCTGCACAAGGCGCTGCGTGACACGCTCGGTCCGCATGTGGCTCAGAAGGGGTCTCTCGTGGCTCCTGACCGGCTGCGGTTCGATTTTTCGCATCCGAAGCCAATGAGCGAGGAGGAGCTGCGGCTCGTCGAGGACCGCGCCAACGCCGTCATCTTGCAGGATGCGCCGGTGACGACGCGGCTGATGGATCGCGAAGCGGCGATTTCCGCGGGGGCCATGGCGCTCTTCGGCGAGAAATACGGCGATGAGGTGCGGGTCGTCTCCATGGGCACCGAAATCGGCGAGAATGGCGGCGAGACGAAACCCTATTCGGTGGAGCTCTGCGGCGGCACGCATGTCGGCGCGACGGGCGAAATCGGCCTCGTAAAGGTGTTGAACGAGGGGGCGGTTGCCGCGGGCGTGCGCCGCGTCGAGGCTCTGACGGGCGAGGCGGCACGCCGCTATCTCGCCGAGCAGGACAGGCGCGTGAAGGATCTCGCCGGTCGTCTCAAGGTGCGCCCGGAAGAGCTTGTCGAGCGTGTCGACGGTCTCATGGAAGAGCGCAGGCGGCTCGAACGCGAGCTCGCGGAAGCGAAGAAGCAGCTGGCCATGGGCGGCGGCAAGGCGGGCGCGGAGCCCGTCAGAGAAATCGGCTCAATCAAGCTGATGGCGCGCCTCGTCGAAGGCGTCGCGCTCAAGGATCTGCGCGGCATCGTCGATGAGGGCAAGCAGGCCGTCGGATCCGGCGTCGTCGCCATCGTGGGTGTCAACGACGGCAAAGCGGGTCTCGCCGTCGGCGTCACCAGCGATCTGACGGACAAGTTCAACGCCATCGACCTGGTGCGGCTTGGATCTCAGGCCCTGGGCGGCAAAGGCGGTGGCGGGCGCCCGGATATGGCGCAGGCCGGTGGTCCGGATGCCGGCCAGGCCGAAGCCGCACTCGCGGCGATCACCGCGCGGGTCGAAGAACTCGCGGCATAG
- a CDS encoding Crp/Fnr family transcriptional regulator, whose translation MPALDRSLIQDLPLFAGLQPDDLDVILKTARSARYPREATIFEQEAEAHSFHLLLNGHVRVVRTTPGGDQVITRYINEGELFGIAPAIGRKSYPASAVAAVDCVVLTWPTHLWADFAARFPAFADNASRTVGARLQETQARVVEMATQQVEQRVAQALLRLTEQAGRPTEDGVEIDFPITRQDIAEMTGTTLHTVSRLLSAWEEAGFVKSGRQKVAIVDQEGLRQIAENRRHK comes from the coding sequence TTGCCCGCTCTCGATCGGTCGCTCATCCAGGATCTGCCGCTCTTTGCAGGGCTGCAGCCAGATGATCTCGACGTCATCCTCAAGACAGCTCGTTCCGCCCGCTATCCCCGCGAGGCGACGATCTTCGAGCAGGAGGCGGAGGCGCATTCCTTCCATCTTCTCCTGAACGGGCATGTGCGCGTGGTCCGCACCACACCCGGCGGCGACCAGGTGATCACCCGCTACATCAACGAAGGAGAGCTCTTCGGCATCGCGCCGGCGATTGGCCGCAAATCCTATCCGGCCAGCGCCGTGGCCGCCGTCGATTGCGTGGTGCTGACCTGGCCGACCCATCTCTGGGCCGATTTTGCGGCGCGTTTTCCGGCCTTCGCCGACAACGCCTCGCGCACGGTCGGCGCGCGCCTGCAGGAAACTCAGGCCCGCGTCGTGGAGATGGCCACCCAGCAGGTCGAGCAGCGCGTGGCGCAGGCGCTTCTGCGCCTCACCGAACAGGCCGGACGCCCGACCGAAGATGGGGTGGAAATCGATTTCCCGATCACCCGCCAGGACATTGCGGAGATGACCGGGACCACGCTTCACACGGTCAGCCGGCTCCTCAGCGCCTGGGAAGAGGCCGGTTTCGTCAAGAGCGGGCGCCAGAAGGTGGCGATCGTCGACCAGGAAGGTCTTCGGCAAATCGCCGAAAACCGCCGTCACAAATAG
- a CDS encoding NnrS family protein, translating to MCPITDRINATLIDRSVPRRERAEGVSNKDTRGRSLDVAPILSYGFRPFFFAGTLFAGLAIPFWLWMYFAGGSPMGPFDALSWHEHEMIFGYVGAIIAGFILTAVPNWTGRLPLSGKPLLGLVALWLLGRIASAFVAMPALAFALDLAFPVALAFAIVREVVAGKNWKNMPVAVILSVFALANALFHAETAGFISSGYAVRLALGLIALLIALIGGRVTPSFTRNWLVKNGDKNLPAPFGRIDKIALLATLAAIPAWVVFPYAPVTGILWLAAGLLLGLRLSRWRGHATVGEPIVLVLHLGYLWLAISLVLVGGSILAPTLITQSAAIHALTAGAIGTMTLAIMTRASLGHTGRAIHADRWTRALYGAVSLGAVLRIAATFAIGLYAALITLGGLVWSLAFLAFALRYAPILWGRRRHATP from the coding sequence ATGTGCCCGATCACCGACAGGATTAACGCCACCCTTATCGACCGTTCCGTTCCGCGGCGCGAGCGGGCGGAGGGCGTCAGCAACAAAGACACGCGCGGCCGCAGCCTCGACGTAGCCCCCATCCTGTCTTACGGCTTTCGGCCCTTCTTTTTCGCCGGCACACTCTTCGCTGGCCTCGCCATTCCGTTCTGGCTGTGGATGTATTTTGCAGGCGGCAGCCCCATGGGCCCGTTCGACGCGCTCTCGTGGCACGAGCACGAGATGATCTTCGGCTATGTCGGCGCCATCATCGCGGGCTTCATTCTGACGGCCGTACCCAACTGGACGGGCCGCCTCCCTTTGAGCGGAAAACCGCTTCTCGGCCTCGTTGCGCTTTGGCTTCTCGGGCGCATCGCCTCAGCCTTCGTGGCCATGCCTGCACTCGCGTTTGCGCTCGACCTCGCCTTTCCCGTAGCCCTCGCATTTGCCATTGTCCGCGAAGTCGTTGCCGGCAAGAACTGGAAGAACATGCCGGTCGCCGTCATTCTTTCCGTGTTCGCGCTCGCCAACGCGCTTTTCCATGCAGAGACCGCAGGGTTCATCTCCTCCGGCTACGCCGTGCGTCTCGCTCTCGGCCTTATCGCACTTCTCATCGCCCTCATTGGCGGTCGCGTAACCCCGAGCTTCACCCGCAACTGGCTCGTGAAGAATGGCGACAAAAATCTGCCCGCGCCTTTCGGCCGGATCGACAAGATCGCCCTCCTCGCAACGCTTGCCGCCATCCCCGCCTGGGTCGTCTTCCCCTATGCCCCCGTGACCGGCATCCTCTGGCTGGCGGCAGGCCTCCTTCTCGGTCTGCGCCTGTCGCGCTGGCGCGGACACGCCACCGTCGGCGAACCGATCGTCCTCGTCTTGCATCTCGGCTATCTCTGGCTCGCGATCTCACTCGTCCTCGTCGGCGGCTCCATTCTTGCACCGACGCTGATCACGCAGAGCGCCGCCATTCATGCTTTGACGGCCGGCGCGATCGGCACCATGACGCTCGCCATCATGACGCGCGCAAGCCTCGGCCATACGGGCCGCGCGATCCACGCGGACCGCTGGACGCGGGCGCTCTATGGAGCCGTCAGCCTAGGCGCCGTCCTCCGAATCGCCGCGACCTTCGCGATCGGCCTCTATGCCGCGCTCATCACGCTCGGCGGCCTCGTCTGGAGCCTCGCCTTTCTCGCCTTCGCGCTCCGCTACGCACCGATCCTGTGGGGACGACGCCGACACGCGACGCCGTGA
- a CDS encoding AraC family transcriptional regulator has protein sequence MKNPPLLPFADDIPRRVIALGTEYRDGQIIAPHNHRRGQLLYGSTGVVMMVTRDGAWVMPPERGMWIPPQVVHEVHMLGRVKIQSLYLLPEAAEAMPARCQVVGISPLMRNLLAEAVALPRYGELDERDTALMRLVEHEMHRLPALPLSLPLPKTDPLLRLCRTFLLHPTPHSTIDEWSEALSLSRRSFTRLFRRETGLSFVAWRQQACLMAALPRLAAGEAVTAVAIDLGYDNPAAFTTMFKRVLGTPPRAYLERQAAPAEGSLGATN, from the coding sequence TTGAAAAATCCTCCCCTTCTCCCTTTCGCAGATGACATTCCGCGCCGCGTGATCGCTCTCGGCACCGAGTATCGGGACGGCCAGATCATCGCGCCGCACAATCATCGCAGAGGCCAGCTCCTCTACGGCTCGACCGGCGTCGTGATGATGGTCACCCGCGACGGAGCCTGGGTGATGCCGCCCGAACGCGGCATGTGGATCCCGCCTCAAGTGGTCCATGAGGTCCACATGTTAGGCCGAGTGAAGATCCAGAGCCTCTATCTCCTCCCCGAGGCCGCCGAAGCGATGCCGGCCCGATGTCAGGTCGTCGGCATCTCGCCTCTCATGCGCAACCTCCTCGCCGAAGCGGTGGCACTGCCGCGATACGGCGAGCTCGATGAGCGGGACACCGCGCTCATGCGGCTCGTCGAACACGAAATGCACCGTCTCCCGGCCTTGCCGTTGTCGCTCCCGCTACCCAAGACCGACCCTTTGCTGCGGCTCTGCCGCACCTTCCTGCTTCATCCGACGCCGCACAGCACGATCGATGAATGGAGCGAAGCTCTCAGCCTGTCGCGGCGGAGCTTCACACGCCTTTTTCGCCGCGAAACCGGCTTGAGTTTCGTCGCCTGGCGCCAGCAGGCCTGTCTGATGGCGGCCTTGCCGCGATTGGCCGCCGGCGAGGCCGTGACGGCCGTCGCGATCGATCTCGGCTATGACAATCCGGCCGCCTTCACGACGATGTTCAAGCGCGTTCTCGGCACGCCGCCCCGAGCCTATCTGGAGCGTCAGGCGGCTCCCGCCGAAGGAAGCCTCGGCGCCACGAACTGA